The proteins below come from a single Chryseobacterium sp. MA9 genomic window:
- a CDS encoding PKD domain-containing protein: MNYFQKNKKNIIIGVVATLLIAALVALWLQKKVIHSADDIVGVVYPSSLAVGDTLLFEDKTQFAKTKRWNFGDGTTSDKNSGIHFYNKPGYYQVSLIVDNKYTKSFPVMVSARSVQKARDTAKNATTIEAVAQAMQNESVSFRAISDAKVFAWKFGETGNTDSKDKFTIYSYKKPGDYVVTLYTEESQEPIYHHIKILPAYDALAEEEVSVEDSYARVDSDFKYHLQQIANGNSFNMHYNYLLKTYLCNNENTVVKVNDSKVNNFYMYCAGLQFDKNTVIQTVKVNLDDKQECVTKVEINQSK, encoded by the coding sequence ATGAATTATTTTCAAAAGAACAAGAAAAACATTATTATCGGTGTTGTTGCAACTTTGCTCATCGCAGCATTGGTTGCTTTATGGCTTCAGAAAAAAGTTATCCATTCAGCCGATGATATTGTTGGGGTAGTTTATCCGTCTTCACTGGCGGTAGGAGACACACTTTTATTTGAAGACAAAACCCAGTTTGCGAAAACCAAAAGATGGAATTTCGGAGACGGTACAACTTCAGATAAAAACAGTGGGATTCACTTCTATAATAAACCGGGGTACTATCAGGTAAGTTTGATCGTTGACAATAAGTATACGAAATCTTTCCCTGTAATGGTAAGCGCAAGAAGCGTTCAGAAAGCAAGAGATACTGCAAAAAATGCAACTACTATTGAGGCTGTAGCTCAGGCTATGCAAAATGAAAGTGTATCTTTCCGTGCCATTTCTGATGCAAAAGTGTTTGCATGGAAATTCGGAGAAACAGGGAATACAGATTCTAAAGATAAATTTACGATCTATTCTTATAAAAAGCCCGGAGATTATGTGGTAACGCTATACACAGAAGAAAGTCAGGAGCCTATCTATCACCATATCAAGATCCTTCCGGCTTATGATGCTCTTGCAGAAGAGGAAGTGTCAGTAGAAGATTCTTATGCTAGGGTAGATAGTGATTTCAAATATCACCTGCAGCAGATCGCCAATGGAAATAGTTTCAATATGCATTACAATTACCTGTTGAAAACCTATCTGTGTAACAATGAAAACACAGTAGTAAAAGTAAATGACAGCAAAGTGAACAACTTTTACATGTATTGTGCAGGCCTTCAGTTTGACAAAAACACGGTGATTCAGACTGTGAAAGTGAACCTGGATGATAAACAGGAGTGTGTAACTAAAGTAGAAATCAACCAAAGCAAATAA
- a CDS encoding carboxypeptidase-like regulatory domain-containing protein — MKTLIKILSIFIFAFCLFSCNEDLVEQAQTGMLKGKVVKRGSNVPLSNVKIFTNPTTQTVFSGTDGSFEIAAMPVGNYSVKAELSGYITSFQSVNIQNQNQVVTAVFEMDDDTSLNSPPATPQLLSPIDNAVNQPLSVELTWSATDPDTADVLKYSLAIKNNLDTNVIQVNDLTANHYTLSNLKFGVSYFWQVSVSDGIHQPVLSSISKFTTNTVPANRYHYTQKQNGNFVIISSDDQGNNFQFTNSSYNSWRPRKNNNAGLIAFLRTEGGSTHIYTANPDGSNPFKVTTVAVAGFNNYEMDFAWSTNGKELIYSNFNKLYRINKDGSGLSLVYTTPDGSMISECDWSYDGSKIALKTNDYNGYNTKVYVIDMTGSVLKTVLSGSPGASGGLNFSVDGQLLLFTRDVSGYLDGSGNYRQLDSHIFIYNLVTDVVSDISAESEKVMGTNDLDPRFSPNNAQIIFMNTSNDNISQRNVMVIDLNNSLTDLTRTVLFSNGEMPDYE; from the coding sequence ATGAAAACTTTAATTAAAATACTAAGCATATTCATCTTTGCTTTTTGTCTGTTTTCATGCAATGAAGACCTTGTAGAACAGGCTCAAACAGGAATGTTAAAAGGAAAAGTAGTAAAAAGAGGCAGTAATGTGCCGCTTTCTAATGTGAAAATCTTTACCAATCCTACAACTCAGACGGTTTTCAGTGGTACAGACGGTTCTTTTGAAATCGCAGCCATGCCGGTAGGAAATTATTCTGTAAAAGCAGAGCTTTCAGGATATATTACCAGCTTTCAGTCTGTCAATATACAGAATCAAAATCAAGTGGTAACAGCAGTTTTTGAGATGGATGATGATACGTCATTGAATTCTCCTCCCGCTACACCACAGTTGCTAAGTCCGATAGATAACGCAGTAAATCAACCTTTGAGCGTCGAATTAACCTGGAGCGCAACAGATCCGGATACAGCGGATGTTTTAAAATACAGTTTGGCAATTAAAAATAATCTTGACACTAATGTGATTCAGGTTAATGATTTGACAGCTAATCATTATACGCTTTCAAATCTGAAGTTTGGTGTAAGTTACTTCTGGCAGGTGTCTGTTTCGGACGGCATTCACCAGCCAGTTTTAAGCTCTATCAGTAAATTTACCACCAATACAGTGCCAGCCAACAGGTATCATTATACACAAAAACAGAATGGGAACTTTGTTATCATCTCCAGTGATGATCAGGGAAATAATTTTCAGTTTACCAATTCCTCCTACAACAGCTGGCGACCGCGTAAGAACAATAATGCAGGTCTCATTGCTTTCCTTCGTACAGAAGGCGGAAGTACTCATATTTATACAGCTAATCCTGACGGTTCCAATCCTTTTAAAGTAACCACTGTTGCTGTAGCAGGTTTTAATAATTATGAAATGGATTTTGCCTGGAGTACAAACGGTAAGGAACTTATTTATTCTAATTTCAATAAATTATACAGGATCAATAAAGATGGCAGCGGTCTGAGTCTGGTATATACCACCCCAGACGGAAGTATGATATCCGAATGCGACTGGAGCTACGATGGTAGTAAAATAGCTTTGAAAACCAATGATTATAATGGCTATAACACTAAAGTTTATGTTATAGACATGACGGGAAGTGTCCTTAAAACCGTTTTGTCCGGCTCTCCAGGAGCCAGCGGTGGATTGAATTTCTCCGTAGACGGACAGCTTCTTCTCTTTACCAGAGATGTTTCGGGATATCTGGATGGAAGCGGAAATTACCGACAGCTTGATTCTCATATTTTCATCTACAATCTGGTCACAGATGTAGTAAGTGATATTTCCGCTGAAAGCGAAAAAGTGATGGGAACCAATGACCTTGACCCAAGGTTTTCACCCAATAATGCACAGATCATTTTTATGAACACCTCCAATGATAATATTTCGCAAAGGAATGTAATGGTAATTGATCTTAACAATAGTCTGACAGATCTTACCCGAACTGTGCTTTTCAGCAACGGGGAGATGCCGGATTATGAATAG
- a CDS encoding ribonuclease E/G — MKKELIVSHEDDLTKIALLEDGRLCELHEQEDKSDFIVGDLFIGKVKKLAPNLNAAFVNIGYDKDAFLHYQDLGPQYLTYRKFLKDTISKKQSTSSLKNFEIQPEIDKNGTVDKVIAKDDIVLLQITKEPISTKGPRISTQISLTGRFLVLIPFDNKVSISKKIRSFEEKERLRTLIDSIKPEGFGVIIRTVAEGKKVADLHNDMNQLVQKWETTFKNIQRNKVPSKVLSEEDKASAILRDNFNQDFVNIFCDDEQMVNEMTNYVEVIAPEKKNIVQFYDSHIPLLEYYNVEKQLKQSFGKHVNIPSSKGAYLVIEHTEALHVVDVNSGNNITTGTAVNKEHALKVNKMAATEIARQLRLRDMGGIIVIDFIDMPNSDHRRDLYEHLKEEMKRDKARHKILPPSKFGLIQITRQRNRPEKQIDTKEENPNKDGEIVAPIVIVERMGETLRTILQKEKGKIYLHVHPFVEAYLTKGIKSIQMKWFIKYKKWVTIVPRDSFKYLEYKIYNAKKEELIEFSN, encoded by the coding sequence ATGAAGAAAGAACTAATAGTTTCGCATGAAGATGATCTTACAAAGATTGCACTACTGGAAGACGGAAGACTATGTGAACTTCATGAGCAAGAGGACAAAAGCGATTTTATAGTTGGAGATCTGTTTATAGGAAAAGTAAAAAAACTGGCACCTAATCTGAATGCAGCATTCGTCAATATCGGATATGACAAAGATGCATTTCTGCACTACCAGGATCTGGGACCTCAGTATCTTACATACAGAAAGTTTTTAAAAGATACTATTTCTAAAAAACAAAGCACTTCAAGCTTAAAGAATTTCGAGATACAACCCGAAATAGACAAAAATGGAACGGTAGATAAGGTGATCGCCAAGGATGATATAGTTCTTCTGCAAATCACTAAAGAGCCAATTTCTACAAAAGGCCCAAGAATATCTACCCAAATCTCTCTGACAGGACGCTTTCTGGTTCTGATCCCTTTCGACAATAAAGTTTCTATTTCTAAAAAGATCCGAAGCTTTGAAGAAAAGGAAAGGCTAAGAACCCTTATTGACAGCATAAAACCTGAAGGTTTCGGAGTAATTATCAGAACTGTAGCCGAAGGAAAAAAAGTAGCGGATCTTCATAATGACATGAACCAGCTGGTTCAGAAATGGGAAACCACTTTTAAAAACATCCAGAGAAATAAAGTTCCGTCCAAAGTTTTAAGCGAAGAAGACAAAGCTTCAGCTATTTTAAGAGACAATTTTAATCAGGATTTCGTTAATATCTTTTGCGATGACGAGCAAATGGTGAATGAAATGACAAATTACGTGGAAGTAATTGCCCCTGAAAAGAAAAATATTGTCCAGTTTTATGATTCCCATATTCCTCTTCTGGAATATTACAATGTTGAAAAACAGCTTAAGCAGAGCTTCGGAAAACACGTTAACATTCCAAGTTCCAAAGGCGCCTATCTTGTTATTGAACACACAGAAGCACTTCACGTCGTTGACGTCAACTCCGGTAACAATATTACCACCGGAACAGCTGTCAATAAAGAACATGCACTGAAAGTGAACAAAATGGCTGCTACTGAGATCGCAAGACAACTTCGCCTCCGCGATATGGGAGGTATCATCGTAATCGATTTCATAGACATGCCGAATTCTGATCACAGAAGAGATCTCTACGAGCATCTGAAAGAGGAAATGAAGCGCGACAAAGCACGCCACAAAATCCTTCCTCCTAGTAAATTTGGGCTGATCCAGATCACCAGACAAAGAAACCGTCCGGAAAAGCAGATCGACACCAAAGAAGAAAACCCGAACAAAGACGGAGAAATTGTAGCTCCTATTGTTATCGTGGAAAGAATGGGTGAAACCTTAAGAACCATACTGCAGAAAGAAAAAGGAAAAATTTACCTGCACGTACACCCATTTGTGGAAGCCTACCTTACAAAAGGCATCAAAAGTATCCAGATGAAATGGTTTATCAAATACAAAAAATGGGTAACTATCGTTCCAAGGGATTCTTTTAAATACCTAGAATACAAAATCTACAATGCTAAAAAAGAAGAATTGATAGAATTCTCTAATTAA
- a CDS encoding OsmC family protein: MKNHHYKITIQWTGNQGTGTSGYRNYERSHTISAENKAVIEGSSDPAFRGDKTKYNPEEMFLSSLSSCHMLWYLHFCSEAGIIVTDYTDEATGIMAETAGGSGYFTEVTLHPTVTVAEESMKEKAEQLHHTANEYCFIANSVNFPVKHIPTMLVI; encoded by the coding sequence ATGAAAAACCACCATTACAAAATCACCATCCAATGGACAGGAAACCAGGGAACCGGAACCAGTGGATATAGAAATTATGAAAGAAGCCATACTATTTCAGCAGAAAACAAAGCTGTTATTGAAGGTTCATCTGATCCGGCATTCCGCGGTGATAAAACGAAATACAATCCGGAAGAGATGTTTCTATCCTCACTTTCTTCCTGTCATATGTTGTGGTATCTTCATTTTTGTTCCGAGGCTGGCATTATTGTAACAGATTATACCGATGAAGCAACAGGTATAATGGCAGAAACAGCCGGCGGAAGCGGATATTTTACAGAAGTAACTCTACATCCTACAGTAACCGTTGCAGAAGAATCTATGAAGGAAAAAGCAGAACAGCTTCATCATACAGCCAATGAATATTGCTTCATTGCCAACTCGGTTAATTTTCCGGTAAAGCATATCCCTACCATGTTAGTTATATGA
- a CDS encoding HU family DNA-binding protein, with product MTKAELVNTISNKLGTEKNETQKVVEAFMQEIRTSMYNGDNVYLRGFGSFIIKTRAAKTGRNISKNTAIEIPAHNIPAFKPSKSFVEKVKTKVAVK from the coding sequence ATGACAAAGGCAGAATTGGTAAACACCATCTCAAATAAGTTGGGAACAGAAAAGAATGAAACACAGAAAGTTGTAGAAGCTTTTATGCAGGAGATCAGAACTTCTATGTATAATGGGGATAACGTTTATCTAAGAGGTTTTGGATCTTTTATCATTAAAACAAGAGCTGCTAAAACAGGAAGAAATATTTCTAAAAACACTGCAATTGAGATTCCTGCTCATAACATTCCTGCTTTCAAACCTTCAAAATCTTTTGTTGAGAAAGTAAAAACTAAAGTTGCAGTAAAATAA
- the tssO gene encoding type VI secretion system TssO, producing MSSNREKKLNKSDVRIGIWKFILSFVVLSVVTFTCLFLFFKSYDIQREGISREAEAYKELMLRSDVLKDHIDDIYDKMNQLSINKVENELFLRTSIMDNVRDAKNIMGKDSAQNFKHYAILMKQIVPMMTLKAKIIEVEYKKKTVLRDLDECMGKIKVTNNELRKDPTRNFTGSKRRR from the coding sequence ATGTCTTCTAACAGGGAAAAAAAATTAAACAAATCTGACGTCAGAATAGGCATTTGGAAGTTTATTCTGTCTTTTGTTGTTTTGTCGGTTGTAACTTTTACGTGTTTATTTCTCTTCTTTAAGAGTTATGATATACAACGTGAGGGGATAAGCCGGGAAGCTGAAGCCTATAAAGAACTGATGCTTAGAAGTGACGTTCTGAAAGATCACATTGATGATATTTATGACAAAATGAACCAGCTTAGTATTAATAAGGTGGAGAATGAGCTATTCCTCAGAACCAGCATTATGGATAACGTGAGAGATGCCAAAAACATTATGGGTAAAGACAGTGCGCAGAACTTTAAGCATTATGCCATACTAATGAAGCAGATAGTGCCTATGATGACCTTAAAGGCTAAGATCATTGAGGTAGAGTATAAGAAAAAAACCGTTTTAAGGGATCTGGATGAATGCATGGGTAAAATAAAAGTAACCAATAATGAGCTTAGAAAAGACCCTACAAGAAATTTTACAGGAAGTAAAAGAAGAAGATAA
- the tssD gene encoding type VI secretion system tube protein TssD gives MAERNSRGILKFNNGEGQKLLKMNYSVSRSTDVSGRVASDPSNALIKVTVEATEKSDILESLLNGKYKPTVGEITFNKSHEEGTLITLNWQNGYVIQHQVDFDAIDSNSMLISFVISAETIDYGTSQYAGLWPSS, from the coding sequence ATGGCCGAAAGAAATTCAAGAGGAATCTTAAAATTCAACAACGGTGAAGGACAGAAGCTGTTAAAGATGAATTACAGCGTGTCAAGATCTACAGACGTGTCAGGACGTGTAGCATCAGATCCTTCTAACGCATTAATAAAGGTTACAGTAGAAGCTACTGAGAAATCAGATATCCTTGAAAGCCTGTTAAACGGTAAATACAAACCGACAGTAGGAGAGATTACATTTAACAAATCTCACGAAGAAGGAACATTAATTACTCTAAACTGGCAGAACGGATATGTAATCCAGCATCAGGTAGATTTTGACGCTATTGACAGCAACAGTATGCTGATCAGCTTTGTAATAAGTGCTGAAACAATTGATTACGGTACTTCTCAATATGCTGGTCTATGGCCATCCAGCTAA
- a CDS encoding response regulator transcription factor produces MSKILSNTVRFSIADSDFYFKKIMIKTLMENPFYMLLNDCNNGHELVNRIYRRQEDVFIIELFMPVLSGIEAIKYIRKNNTETPIITYSGTYQEDMAEILSKIPNIYYCQKKSTIIKDIIKGSIASEDFDYQTYSKEWEQQPLAVQEYMDRQKKGQEELSPAEIQLMRFCYEGFSNKEIAEKLNLSTRTIDTYINRLTEKLGLKTKLHLIRFCVENGYYNSSL; encoded by the coding sequence ATGAGTAAAATATTATCCAATACCGTACGTTTTTCTATTGCTGACAGTGATTTTTATTTTAAAAAAATAATGATCAAAACACTCATGGAGAATCCTTTCTATATGCTTCTGAATGACTGTAACAATGGACACGAGCTGGTAAACAGAATCTACAGAAGACAGGAGGATGTGTTCATCATTGAGCTATTTATGCCGGTTTTAAGCGGAATTGAAGCCATCAAATACATCCGAAAAAACAACACAGAAACTCCTATTATTACCTATTCCGGCACTTACCAGGAAGATATGGCTGAAATTCTTTCAAAAATTCCTAATATATATTACTGTCAGAAAAAAAGCACAATAATAAAAGATATTATTAAAGGAAGTATTGCTTCCGAAGACTTTGATTACCAAACATATTCTAAAGAATGGGAGCAGCAGCCCCTTGCCGTACAGGAATATATGGACAGGCAGAAAAAGGGTCAGGAAGAGCTTTCTCCGGCTGAAATCCAGCTGATGAGATTCTGCTATGAAGGATTCAGCAATAAAGAAATTGCAGAAAAACTTAACCTGAGCACAAGAACTATTGATACTTATATTAACCGTCTTACAGAGAAGCTGGGACTGAAAACCAAGCTTCACCTTATACGCTTCTGCGTAGAAAACGGATATTACAATTCCAGTTTATAA
- a CDS encoding type VI secretion system transmembrane protein TssO, protein MQGQITLSKKERHYQFFYLILMLVTAMLFLGVIFLKGFVSPFSDEDVRGIQNLEQKAEFEHHQKIIIPIMDSTYTMITKLTDDSPQPFIENNIQLGVNDINSYFSSTDVIDIRKDAYPQIAKFYKMYYDDKKVISTTSEDIKVFQKQVDECRIGFKDKQNKLYQREQDLKARVQ, encoded by the coding sequence ATGCAAGGACAAATCACATTATCAAAGAAAGAAAGGCATTATCAGTTTTTTTATTTAATACTGATGCTTGTGACTGCCATGTTATTTTTGGGAGTAATCTTTTTAAAAGGTTTTGTATCTCCATTTTCTGACGAAGATGTAAGAGGGATTCAGAATCTTGAACAGAAAGCTGAATTTGAGCATCATCAAAAAATTATTATTCCTATTATGGACAGTACTTATACGATGATCACAAAGCTTACCGATGACAGTCCACAGCCTTTTATAGAAAATAATATTCAGTTAGGGGTTAATGATATCAACAGCTATTTTAGCAGTACCGATGTTATTGATATCAGAAAAGATGCCTATCCTCAGATTGCAAAATTCTATAAAATGTACTATGATGACAAAAAAGTTATTTCAACCACTTCGGAAGACATTAAAGTTTTTCAGAAACAGGTGGATGAATGCAGAATCGGATTTAAGGATAAACAAAATAAGCTTTATCAGCGTGAGCAGGATTTGAAGGCGAGAGTACAATAA
- the tssR gene encoding type VI secretion system protein TssR domain-containing protein, which produces MKNKFPLAAYYIGLSVLLTSCQVKLPSKKTPEPSQYGQVDASPVVNGYPKKSAPWIVISDRSRNTAYLDKDDEKSYKEVKFLEPLMVLKHRDGMVKVAEYVPDALMKKVSSKSIKTYGWIPESDLLLWNNALKSEKTGYPVRVAVVPSNSEVIKNAERYYKNDSIMVFNSPSLIETANVKIPNGQIVYVYKQAENNKRFLVGKKPSIDIDSIGKGLYGWVSSNVISSWGERSAIKLKNTTGINDSTLGIYEGYPGGSGSDAENKKAVLLTDVNKRTQLENIFPVNLPLEQAPTPDSKTKYFTNILDYSKNFVSNVLGEPIYFDRYREITERDKNINIVFALDVSAGNAPYAPIVKSLLQDLQLRFEKPSYFNNVKYGVVLYKNNPCGENISVSNLSADYSKMTTFIDQKTNEMNCASNSGYQPVGEALTAAGNLLSNVSDETNIVVTVGTSANQSGNMYSVISSLTQAQARLIMFQTSARSSDTYNDFVLMAENVVTNTAKNIAELKKQKIINQYDVLTKNNFSLVEGDAGFFSLAYPKQSMSQGFVIFPKKGDITTPGFLKKSVDSLISQVTLDNQNIDKSLNEYFHSSVGAGKTDVDVKYKYLYPGLTNPVSAGIAAQLINYGSPFLVKGYIPKDLKDYTPGIEKGILISESEYDNLKAFYTEVYRNTQADRPDFNQARAVKEYVKLLKKYNPTIKFLDKGALYEQPMSYAIGMSTGFDLSEEELMAKYKLKGWKKSKVVPSETVKNYFYHYKNLADRMLANRNNPAVKIQQNGQTFYWLNEYFTPSRIPTEQPEYTKH; this is translated from the coding sequence ATGAAAAATAAATTTCCTCTAGCAGCATATTATATAGGGTTATCAGTATTATTAACGAGTTGCCAGGTAAAACTGCCATCAAAGAAAACCCCGGAGCCGTCACAGTATGGGCAGGTGGATGCTTCCCCTGTCGTTAACGGTTATCCTAAAAAATCAGCGCCATGGATCGTTATTTCAGACAGATCGAGAAATACAGCTTATCTGGATAAAGATGATGAGAAATCTTACAAAGAAGTAAAATTCCTTGAACCTTTAATGGTTTTAAAACATAGAGACGGAATGGTAAAAGTAGCGGAATATGTTCCGGATGCTTTAATGAAAAAAGTCTCGTCAAAATCTATCAAAACATATGGATGGATTCCGGAATCTGATCTTCTTCTTTGGAACAACGCTTTAAAAAGTGAAAAAACAGGGTATCCTGTAAGAGTAGCCGTAGTACCAAGTAACAGCGAAGTCATCAAAAATGCCGAAAGATACTATAAGAATGACTCTATTATGGTGTTTAATTCACCAAGTCTTATTGAAACAGCCAATGTAAAGATTCCAAACGGACAAATTGTATATGTCTACAAACAGGCTGAAAACAACAAACGATTTTTAGTAGGTAAAAAACCTTCAATTGATATAGACAGCATCGGCAAGGGGCTTTACGGATGGGTAAGCTCTAACGTGATTTCCAGCTGGGGAGAACGTTCTGCAATTAAACTGAAAAATACAACAGGGATCAACGATTCTACGTTAGGAATCTATGAAGGATATCCGGGAGGATCTGGATCAGATGCCGAAAATAAAAAAGCAGTTCTTCTTACAGATGTTAACAAAAGAACACAGCTTGAGAATATCTTTCCTGTAAACCTTCCATTGGAACAGGCTCCAACCCCGGATTCGAAAACAAAATATTTTACCAATATTTTAGATTACAGCAAGAACTTTGTATCGAACGTATTGGGTGAACCTATTTATTTTGACCGTTACAGAGAGATCACAGAAAGAGATAAAAATATTAATATTGTTTTTGCATTGGATGTAAGTGCAGGGAATGCACCTTATGCACCTATTGTAAAGTCATTACTGCAGGATCTTCAGCTTAGATTTGAAAAACCATCTTATTTTAACAATGTTAAATATGGAGTGGTTTTATATAAAAATAATCCTTGCGGAGAAAATATTTCTGTATCCAACTTAAGTGCAGACTACAGCAAGATGACGACATTTATTGATCAGAAAACGAATGAGATGAACTGTGCAAGCAATAGCGGATATCAGCCGGTAGGTGAAGCTCTTACTGCAGCCGGGAATCTTCTTTCAAACGTATCTGATGAAACCAATATTGTAGTCACTGTGGGAACTTCTGCCAACCAAAGTGGAAATATGTACAGTGTAATCAGCTCACTTACTCAGGCTCAGGCAAGACTGATCATGTTCCAGACAAGTGCAAGATCATCTGATACTTACAACGATTTCGTATTGATGGCAGAAAATGTTGTTACCAATACAGCCAAAAATATTGCTGAACTTAAAAAGCAAAAGATCATCAACCAGTATGATGTTCTTACTAAAAATAACTTCAGTCTGGTAGAGGGTGATGCAGGATTCTTCTCATTGGCTTACCCTAAACAGAGTATGTCTCAGGGATTTGTTATCTTCCCTAAAAAAGGTGATATTACAACTCCCGGATTCCTGAAAAAATCTGTTGACAGCCTTATTTCACAGGTTACTTTAGATAACCAGAATATTGATAAATCACTTAATGAATATTTCCATTCATCGGTAGGAGCAGGAAAAACAGATGTTGATGTAAAATATAAATATCTGTATCCGGGGCTTACCAATCCAGTATCTGCAGGAATTGCGGCACAGCTGATCAACTACGGAAGCCCATTCCTTGTAAAAGGATACATTCCAAAAGATCTGAAAGATTATACTCCTGGAATAGAAAAAGGAATCCTTATTTCTGAATCGGAATATGACAACTTAAAAGCTTTCTATACCGAAGTATACAGAAATACTCAGGCAGACCGTCCAGACTTTAATCAGGCAAGAGCAGTGAAAGAATATGTGAAGCTGCTGAAGAAATATAACCCGACTATAAAATTCCTGGATAAAGGAGCTCTTTATGAGCAGCCAATGTCTTATGCTATTGGAATGAGTACAGGATTTGATCTTTCTGAAGAGGAACTGATGGCTAAGTACAAACTGAAAGGTTGGAAAAAATCGAAGGTTGTCCCTAGTGAGACCGTGAAAAACTATTTCTATCACTACAAAAATCTAGCAGACAGAATGCTTGCCAACAGAAATAACCCAGCTGTAAAGATTCAGCAGAACGGGCAGACTTTCTACTGGCTTAATGAATACTTTACTCCTTCAAGAATTCCGACGGAACAACCGGAATATACAAAGCATTAA
- a CDS encoding response regulator transcription factor: protein MMKPRLTIFDEPMLYTEGLSRLLTQSKIFSTIDICNSLETLSKHLKEEPPEMLVMSSNMLMLTEICKLVESIISEHKNTKIILIGSSYDVIDMRKLFNKGIKGYLDKNCTYDEFLKSINILLLNEIYISDHAKEKMMNFISSEQGKQNPHIKEPLTRREMEILKLICDGCSSKDISEKLFISINTVETHRKRILLKLNAKNSVGIVKYAIENHIID from the coding sequence ATGATGAAACCAAGATTGACCATTTTTGATGAGCCCATGCTTTATACCGAGGGATTATCAAGACTGCTTACACAAAGCAAAATTTTTAGCACAATTGACATTTGTAATTCTTTAGAAACCCTCTCCAAACACTTAAAAGAAGAACCACCGGAAATGCTTGTCATGAGCTCAAACATGCTCATGCTTACTGAAATCTGCAAGTTGGTAGAAAGCATTATTTCTGAACATAAAAACACCAAAATCATTCTCATAGGAAGCTCTTATGACGTGATAGATATGCGGAAGCTCTTCAACAAAGGCATCAAAGGTTATCTGGACAAAAACTGTACATATGATGAGTTCCTGAAATCCATTAATATTTTACTCCTTAATGAGATCTATATCAGTGATCATGCAAAGGAAAAAATGATGAATTTCATCAGCAGTGAACAGGGAAAACAAAATCCCCACATCAAAGAACCCCTCACCCGCCGTGAAATGGAAATCCTTAAACTGATCTGCGACGGATGCAGCAGTAAAGATATCTCTGAAAAACTTTTTATCAGTATCAATACGGTAGAAACACACCGAAAAAGAATTCTTTTGAAACTCAATGCGAAAAACTCAGTCGGAATTGTAAAATATGCTATTGAGAATCATATTATCGACTGA